The DNA segment GTGAGATACCAGGAAGAGCAAGTGCACACACAGCAGCTGACCCTTGAGACTGGCCCAGGTGGGCACTGGCAGTGTGGTTCAGTGGGCAGATGCTCCACACTAGTGCTGTGGAGATTTGTTGACTCAGCTGAACAAGGCTGGTCACACCAAGTGCCCAGGCCAAGGAGAGGCAGAAGTCAGGATGGCAAACAGGTCACAGATTCTCTTATCAATAAGACCTGAGGTCTTCAGACCACAGAAGGTTGAAAATGTATGTGCCGGGCATTCCAGAAAGGAGCTGTTGTATAttgtgggggatggggtgagACTCTGACAGCCCTGCCTTGCCTAGTCCTGTTCAGTCCCATGTTGTCCTGCCCTGCCTAGTCTTGCCCTGCCTCACGCACCCAGCCCCACCCTGTCCCATCCTAACATGGGTCAGTGAGGGTCCTGGCAATGAAGCTCTGCTCCTGGGCAGGAGAAGGTCTTGGACACAGGCTGCCAATTGCCTGTGTAGGATAAGGTATAAGCCTGGCTGTCACTCTACCCCAGGTCACCTGCTACTCTTTGAATGGACGGTGCCAGTTAAAGGTGAGGAGCAACACGTGCTACTGCTGTGACCTCTACGCCTGTGGAAGGTAAGGCTGCATCAGgagtctgtgtgcacacacatgtaaacatgcatagtatgcacacacatgcatgtgcatgagcacaAGAAAGACCCTGGGCAGGACATCTGTCCGTGAGCCAGAGGGGcccccatttcttccttcctgcatCCACTTgcacttcctgcttcttcctgccGCATCTAATTTCAGCATCTCAATGGTGGGTCCTCGGAGTGGTTGGGTTTCCATCCAAGAGCGTCCAGTGTGTGGAAGTACCTGGAGGTCCAGGGAGGTCCACACACCTTGAGGCAGCTGGCCAGCACATTCCAGCCGTGGGCCGCTTCGTTCCCACTCAGAGCTGAGACCTACCTACAGCGTTTTCTTGGGAAACACGTGGAGAACTGAAAACACAAAAATGCTTGGTTACTATTCTGGCGTGGAGGGTAGCTCAGCCACTGTCCCAGTTGGCCATTAGGGGCCCAGAGCTAGTAATTTGGGACATCCTGTGTCCATCTGACGCCTCACTGTGGGGCCCCGTGGAGCCTCCCTGGCTAGTCCATAGAGAAGCAGAGGTCTCTAACTTGTCTAACTCAACATTTTCCCCTGTGTAAGAGGAGACCAGCACTGTTAGAGCCAGAAGGCCTCGGGCACTGGGGGCCCCAGGGTTTGTGGTGCGGCCTGTCATCTGGCTGTGATCTAGCAATGGGGGCAGTAACTATTCTCCCTCCTACAGCACAGAGCCCTCGCCTGCCTACTATGAGTTTGTGGGCGTGCGTAGCTGCCAGGACGTGGTCCACCTGTACCGGCTGCTCTGGGTGTCCGCAGTGCTGAATGTACTGGGCCTGTGCCTGGGCATTATCACAGCTGCGGTCCTGGGGGCCTTCAAGGACATGGTGAGTGGTGGCTTCCTGTGTGTTTCCATCCAGTCAACCCTAGCCTAGAGTTCAGGGCCTTCCCCTTCAGGAGAACTCAGTGGCTCCCTCAAAGGAAGACCCAAACTCCCAAGTCACCTGCATGTCAGGTGGCAACTAGGACCACCAGTCACTGGTTCTAGATACGGCACCTGACAACCCACTGGGTGAATCTTCTCCCACCCTCTTAGGCAGGAAGACCTTATTGCCATCTAAGAACAAAATGTCACTCTGTCACTGTGGGGTTCATGGCTGCCTGGATGGGGTGGTTCTGGGTAGGGCTTGGACCCCATTTTAACAAGCTGAATGAATGTGAAAGCTGAAATTCACCCCTTCCTCGGAACTTCTCTCTGAGCCAGCCCTGTTGAATCTACCCTTGAGCCCTAGCCTTACATCACTGGTAGAACTTCCCCTTTGTCCTCTCAGGGCCCATGGCAAACCCTTTAGGGTTCCTTCCAAGTCCACAGGGCTGTAAACCATTGCCTGGGCCATTCTTGTTTTGCTTGTCCTGTGGTCCCAGGGGCGTCGGCCATTGGTTGCGTTCTTCAGCGgcattccagaaccattgcttAGCTCTTCCTTCTTGTTGCTAGGGAAATTTAGGGGATGTCTTGGCACGTCCCAGATTCCCATAGTCTAGTCCTTGGGCTCTACCAGGCTGCCTCTTCAGGTGGCAGCTCCAGGTGGTGACTCCAATGGAGAGACCATGTGTAGAGGATGCCAGGCCTTTCTGTGAGGTCATGAAGAGAAGACAGGCCTACTCTTCGTGGCTTGGGTTAGGGCTCTCCAGAAGGCCAGGCTGCAGGTCTGAATACTACCTCGAGTGGCTGTGAGGGTCGGGTGGTCATGCCCCTCCCCTCTTCACAGGTCCCTCTGTCTCAGCTGGCCTATGGCCCATCGCCGCCACCTCAGATCCTCTACAACCCTGCACAGCAGATCCTCGCCTACACCGGCTTGTGCCCTCCGTCTATGGGTGTGCCAACCTGTTCCTCCTACCCTCTGCCACTACAGGTAGGTATGCTGTGACGTCGGTGGTTATTTCTGTGGGCTTCCAGGTAGGCAGGGTAGGGCAGCGGGTAGAGACAGATGGACTTTGATGTAGATAATGTGGAAGGAAGGAGATCCTTACGGGCTGGGCCATGTCATTTTCAAGGCTCACTTCTCTTCATGGCTCACAAGAGAGTTATTTCAAAAGCTGTTTATTTTAGCTATCCTACTGGTAAGGGGGGGATGCCAACAGCTGCCTGGGTTCCGAATACTTGTAAGCCAGTGAGTGTTCTATGTGGAGCCAGGTGCTTGCCAACAAAGGTGTCAACCCCACAGGGCTCATGTGCCCAGTGCTACAGACCCTGTGAACCTCAGGGGAGGTGGTCTGCAGCGAGGTCCTGTTTGACCAGGGCTTTGCCTCTCCTATTTCCATTCTTAGCTTTGGCTTGTTCATATCCTGTGAAGCTCTGCCGGCCATGGGTAAGATGGCCCCAGTTGTCCAGCGGGACTGGACTGGCTCGGACTTGCCATTGTGGACTTGTGGGGCTGTGAGCCTCCTGGCTTGCATTTTAGTTAGCAATGTCCTGTCGAGACCCCCTAGTCGTGACAAACGAATCATCTGTAACTGTTGCCCAGTGTCTCCTGTGGGGAGATTGAGATCCCAGGTCTAGACAGACCTTTCTAAGTGGGAAGATGCCTGCTCACGCAGCCGGGCTGGCCTGCAACCTGGCTGGTAGGTGGCTTGTCTTACGGCACCAGCAGAGGCAGTTATGAGACGCCCAGAGCTGTGCTGAGTAAATGTTGAATTGAGTCTCTTTGACCTGTGGGCCTGGTGAATGGGGTGAAATCACTTGTTTTGAAGACACAGGTCCTCAGGTATGGCCCCCAGGAGACCCCTGTCTAATGAGTCATACTGACATGAAGTATGAGGCCTCGCCAAGCAAAATGACACTTTGGGGAGGACATGAATGTCCACCTCTGACCATCTCGGATAGAAAGAGCTGTCAGAGCCCTAGGACTGACCCAACATTGTGACCACATGtaagcagcacttgggagacttgTAACCATCGGGGGACCACGTTTGTGAAGTGGGGGCTGACAGCACACAGAGCTGGAAGAAGGCTTGGGAACCCCCAGTGTCTGGGACCTTAAAGTGCAGCTTCATTCTGTTTTCCAGGGATCACTGGTGTCCTGGGCTCAGAGAGTGAGGTCACTGTATTGCTGTCTCACCTTACCCCTTTCCTCTGTACCTCAGTTTCATCTCTGGTTGCCTAGAGATGAAGCTGGGGCTGCAACTCCTGGACTGCTTGGGTCCTTTGGGCTCTGGAGAAGGGGTGCTGCAGTGGTTCATCGCAATGTTGGGGAGCAGGTCTGGTTTCTCAGTGTGACACCCCCAGGCGGTGCTAGTGGGGCTTCCCAAAAGGGAACTGGACCTTCATCTACTGGAGCCACAGGGACCCCTAGGTCCTTTGGGATAAAGTTTGGCTCGGGActgactctctcctctctggAGCACTGGAGGCAGCTATGTCTAGGGTCAGGGAATGAGATGGTCCTGGTGGTGATTCCAAGGGCAGGTGGcaccagcagaagcagcagcagctccaagGCCTCTGCCTTTCGATGGAATTTCCATGTTGGCTTCGAGAAGGATCTCCCTGGTCTCCATCTCGGGAAGAATGCTATCTCCTCAGGCTGCAGCTCGACCTGAAACCCTGCTCTGCTCTCCTGGCCTCTTGTCACATCCACATGCAAGACTGTTAGTACTGTCTCTTGGTAGCCTGGATAGGGTTCCCGTAGCTGCTGTCACTGCCTTTGGACACTGAGACCCACGAAGTCCCATAGATGCCAAGAACACAATTCCAGAGCATAGCCGGTGCAGGCAGAACACATGATGCTCCACAGGGATAATGAAGAATGCAGAAGGTGCGCTTCCATTTCCTCCTGCCTGGAGTCTGTCCTGGCGCCTTCCTGCCTCTCGGTCTCGAAGGCCTGGCCTAAGGAAGAATGGACAGCTGTGGAGAGCTGCCGGCCTGTTCTCACGGGATGTGAGACTCCCCATGTGGTGTTCTTCCCTGTTCCCCGTGGAAAAGGATAAATACTCCCCTGTGGTGGCACATAAGAGACAGTCCGTCACCGCAGATACACTTTTGGGAACGTAGAAGATGACCTGCCAAGTTCCATGGACACGGGCTCTTCTCCTACCTTCTGGGACTTTTGTGGGGCTTCCCTTCCTCTCAGAGGAGGGCTGAGACCCCGCCCTCTGGGCTGAGACCCCGCCCCTCTGGGCTGAGACCCCACCCTCTGGGCTGAGCAGCTTTTCATGGTGGCAAGTGTGAGAGAATAATTGCACATATGTTTTGCAGTCATATTTCTGTAGAAACAGGCATATTGGATGAGCCGCGTGTTCCCTTGGAACAATGGAACGAATGCTGTCTCTACAGACcaatggagacagaaggagatAGTTTAAGTGTCCTGTAGAAGTCATTAGCAGCCAGCAAACATCGGGCCCATGCTTAACCCAGCAGCTTGCCCAGAATGACAGCAGAGATTAGCTTGAATGGCAGTTCTGGGGCAGCAATCCTGGCCGCCTCTGTGTGGACAAGAACTGCCTTCATGGAGCCTTGTTTAGTGAGCTGCTTTCATCCAACTTCCCCAGTGGTTGGCTCTGCGGTTCCTAGTGGTTTATCCTGTGGTTCCTGGTGGCTTATCCTGTGGTTCCTGATGGTTTATCCTGTGGTTCCTGGTGGTTTATCATGTGGTTCCTGGTGGTTTATCCATCTTATGGTTTCTGGTGGTTTATCCTGAGGTTCCTGGTGGTTTATCCTGTGGTTCCTGGTGGTTTATCCTGTGGTTCCTGGTGGTTTATCCTGAAGTTCCTGGTGGTTTATCCNNNNNNNNNNNNNNNNNNNNNNNNNNNNNNNNNNNNNNNNNNNNNNNNNNNNNNNNNNNNNNNNNNNNNNNNNNNNNNNNNNNNNNNNNNNNNNNNNNNNNNNNNNNNNNNNNNNNNNNNNNNNNNNNNNNNNNNNNNNNNNNNNNNNNNNNNNNNNNNNNNNNNNNNNNNNNNNNNNNNNNNNNNNNNNNNNNNNNNNNNNNNNNNNNNNNNNNNNNNNNNNNNNNNNNNNNNNNNNNNNNNNNNNNNNNNNNNNNNNNNNNNNNNNNNNNNNNNNNNNNNNNNNNNNNNNNNNNNNNNNNNNNNNNNNNNNNNNNNNNNNNNNNNNNNNNNNNNNNNNNNNNNNNNNNNNNNNNNNNNNNNNNNNNNNNNNNNNNNNNNNNNNNNNNNNNNNNNNNNNNNNNNNNNNNNNNNNNNNNNNNNNNNNNNNNNNNNNNNNNNNNNNNNNNNNNNNNNNNNNNNNNNNNNNNNNNNNNNNNNNNNNNNNNNNNNNNNNNNNNNNNNNNNNNNNNNNNNNNNNNNNNNNNNNNNNNNNNNNNNNNNNNNNNNNNNNNNNNNNNNNNNNNNNNNNNNNNNNNNNNNNNNNNNNNNNNNNNNNNNNNNNNNNNNNNNNNNNNNNNNNNNNNNNNNNNNNNNNNNNNNNNNNNNNNNNNNNNNNNNNGTTCCTGGTGGTTTATCCTGTGGTTCCTGGTGGTTTATCCATCTTATGGTTTCTGGTGGTTTATCATGTGGTTCCTGGTGGTTTATCCTGTGGTTCCTGGTGGTTTATCCATCTTATGGTTTGTGGTGGTTTATCATGTGGTTCCTGGTGATTTATCCTGTGGTTCCTGGTGGTTTATCCATCTTATAGTTTCTGGTGGTTTATCCTGAGGTCCCTGGTGGCTTGCTCTGTGGTTTCTAAGGGCTTGCTCCGTGGCTCATGCATCTGACTATTTTCAGAAAATAGAGTGGACAGTGTGAGAAGCCCATCCTAGTAGACATAAGAGGATGATATGTAAGTGTGCATTGCTCCTGTGCTCATAAggatgcacacacagactcaggGAGAAATGAGAAGATTTGAGAGCCAACGGTGGAACTTTTTATGACTTTGTCTCCAGTCAGGAGACTGTGTGCATCATACAGCACACAGAATCACTTTAGAAACTCGCTTCAAAATTCACTTCACTTAAACACTGATTTTAAGTTCTAAACTTCTGGTACttaagacaggaaaagaaagatttcCTTCAGACCAGTGCTGTTCCCcacatttttcttctcatattAACTCATCTTTGATCTTGGGGGTGTTTATTGGGGTGTCAGAGATACAACCCCAGCAAATGTAGagagagatttgtttttattgttttaaaaggttttttttttttttttttttttttttaaattgtatatacagcattctgcctgcatgtacaccttcgtgtcagaagagggcttcagatcccattataggtggttgtgagccaccatgtggttgctgggaattgaattcaggacctctggaagaagagccagtgctcttaactgctgagccatctctctagcccaatgGTACACTGTCCTCAGGACCAAGGAAGTACTACTGTTGGGACTATAACCCATGGTCACACTTGGGcaagaatttttttccttgaggGTTTCAGCCTTTTTTCTTAAGGTCTGCAACTGATTGGACTAGGAGCCCTGACAGTAGGGAGGGTACCAGCTTACTCAAAGTCACCGATTAATTACATCTGAAAAATAACTTCTTTAAACTTCTAGACTATGGCTGACCACATTTAGCTGCTACCATAATAACCACCATGCTGTGTTGGGAATGTTCATGGTCTTGCTGTCTTTAGTGACTGTCAAGTCCTGGCTGTAGTTGTCCCTGGATCTTCTAGTCAGTGATAGTGAAAGCTGACTGGGCTAAGCAGGCCAACCAAGCCAGGAGTTTGGAGACCTTCCTGTGTCCCCAATAGCTTTAGAAGCCAGTCTGTGCCAATCAGATGCCATCCAGGCTGACATCTGACCTCTCCTGGCTGTTCTAGGCTTGAGAGGCCTCCTGAGAGGCCTGATGAGCCGGTGCCTCCTGGTCTGGTAGGTTGCTGGGTCAAGGTGGTGCTGGCATATATTCTGGACAGAGTAGCTAAGTCCCCCCCACCTGCTGATCGAGGACGCCTCTCTGTTTAATTGCAGCCCTCCAGTGCCCCGCCGGCCTCGGCCTCTGCTGACCTCTCTCTGCCTGAGGACACAGAGTCTCCCTCCCAGTGCCAGCCCAGCCGTGGGTGTCCCCATGCTCCTTCACCCTGCACACCAGCCTACTTCCTACCAGGGGAGAAGCCTCCCCCGTACGCACCCTGACAGGGAGGAGGTCGTAGACTACAAAGTAATGTGGTCTGGGGTCTTCCcgaaatataacaaaaataataaagccgCATATAGAAAGCCTACTTCTGCAGCCAGCCTCGTAGAGAATTCAGAAAGCATCGCAAAGCTGCTAGCCTTCCCTTGGGCACACCCTCtccagcacaggccaggaccagaggcaggagcagagctAGCTAGCTGACTGGCCCCATACCACCTCTGCTGTTCACCGCCTCTCCCACGTGAAGACCAGCAGCAAACCGTACTAGACCCCAGCCAGCCTCCTCCTCATCTGGAAGGACTTCTCTGCCTCGACCATCGCTCACGGCTCCGTTTCACCCTCACCGTGGTCATGGCTACTTATCAGTCACTACCACCCTGCAAAGTGAAGATGGCATTTCCTTGAGTGAGGGTTGTTCCCTCAGGATGTGCATTCCAGGTTGACAGACTTCTGTTAGCACGTCTCTGAGAAGGGACTGCCCGGCCCCTGAGCTCTACCTTGCTGATGCGAAGGAAACTAGCTTTTGAGTTCTGCCTCCGTGCAAGCTCTCCCTTTTTAGACTCCAGATCTCacacttgcttttttttccctgtgatgcGCTGTTGATTTATGGCCACTGGTCTAGTCATTAATTAGCTGTTGTGTGGCCACCTCACTGGCCTGCCTTTCCCTCTCTAAGGTCCAGAACTAGCAGTTTGGGGTGGAGGACCTGCGAAGATGTGGCTCCAGCGCCCCCTTCTGGCCAAGTCCACTCTGTCCAACAAGATTTTACCAAAACAGGCTAGAAGAGGTTTTCTAATCAGTTTCCCACGAAAGGACCACAACACAATTTCCAAGCAGAGAGGTGATAAGTCTGTCTGTGCAGAAGCTGTGCTGCAAACCCAAGAGCCTCCCACTGGTCCTGGAAAGTGCTGAGACAGCCACTGGTCTGAGGACTGCTAACTATGCACGGCCCTTCTTATTGAGTTTGGCCTTGGAGCCTGAGGGTGAGAacgtcttggtttctgtttgatGCGGACTGACCTTGGATCCAGCATAGTTGCTTCCTTACAACCTCCAGGagcctggcctcagcctccctaggGCCCTGGGTCAATATCAATAATAATCTGCCAGCTTATATTTACACCACTGTATGTGCTAAGATATTTAATACCCCCCAGGACCACAATTTCAGAGGCCGTTGTGAAAGTTTTCTTGGAGTTGCACTTGGGGGCAGCAGGCCAAAACCTCCTCTGGACTTTGGAGGGCGCCTCAGGCACCCCTCAGTGGGGTCAGGGGTCAGTTGGCTCCGTCCCCTGCCTTGGCACCTATCCAGAGTGTGCACAGTTAAGTAGCTCTCACAAGGGACATGATACAGTGCTGGCTGAGGAAGAACGCTTTCTACACAGCGATGGTGAGATTCCTGCTCCTTGTCGGGGGGAGGTTCAGGAAGATGAGGGCAGCCAGAAGCACAGAGAGGTATCGTTGATAAAGATGCACACAGTAGTACTTCCCCCATCTCAGGACTGGGACAAAGGTTGTCTCATCTGTGTAGTGATTGTATAGAGAAGAGCCAAGGTCTGGAGGGTGCTGAAAGTGAGGGTCTGGAAGGCATTGGTGCCTCTCTGGTGCAGGGTCTCACCCTCTCTCTAGCTCGTTTTATATTCTGTCTCCCTAGCTTTGTATTCAGTAGTCCTGTGTTCTGGGCCCAAGGGGCTCTACTTCTGAACGTCATAAAGTTGGCCCTAGGGCCTTTGCAGACCAACAAAACTGAATGTCTGGGTATAGAGCCCGTGCCCACTGGAGCCAAGAATTATTAAGAAACATTGAACTCCCAAGGTCAACAGTCTTGCTCCTTGCCACAAATATGTCTGCCTTCCTCATTCCAGCCACAGAGAATGTAAGGCCCTGCACCCCAGTCTCTAGAGCAGCCCTCCCAATCCACGCTGATCTACAGTGTGGCCAGATACGCTGGCAGCATCCTTGCCTTTGTGAGGACGAGGCTGGGAAGCCAGCTGGAGCCTGATGTTCAGTGGCTCATCCCTCCCTGGCTTGGCCTCTTCGAATGCTGCCCGAGGGTCTGCCCTGTGCTTGGCTTCTGCTATGGGTGGTAAGATTTGCTCATGGCCATTCATTTTGTCACCAAATCTCTCAGTTGCAGCTGCTTTTGGGTTGAAGGGAAATGGGGTTGTTTCTGGCTCTGTGCTATGGTACTCACTGACCGCTTTCATGAGAGAGTGGGGGGCAAGTATGGGGTACACCATGCTCCACTGGTGAAAGACACTGAGCTGAGTTCATTCACCTTACCAGATCAGCTGGAGTTGGGGTTCCACTTGGACCATCTTCCCATGGGTCACTGAGCCATTATAGCTCTGCTAAGACCCAGGAGCAATAGTGCGGTTATGGACGGCATCGGTCTGAGGGCATGCCTCTGTGTGCACGTCCCTTCTGAACAACGGAGGCTGGTCTACTGGGCCTGGTTAGGTCCTTCACTTGCCTCTCTCTTGGCTGGTCCCTCTACCTGTAAGAAGTCATTGTCTATTCTGGACAGTGTGACCCTGGGTGTCTCCAGTCTCTTCCAGCGAGATCACTTTGCCTCCCGTTTCAATGTATGATCTGCAGGCTTTGTGTGTTTTGGAAAACACAGCAAAATGGTCGGCCCTGCAGCTGTGGTTCCTAAAAGGTGACTTTGCCCTGGGTACATCTGGAAAAATTTGGAGACATATTTATCAGAGTGTCTTCGAGAGGTCTGTAACAGAGCCCAAGGGAGGACGGGCTGCTGACAAAGGTCCTGCTTGCACAGGAGAGCCCCGGGCCCAAGAAAGCAACCTCAAGGATACAATGACTACAGCTCAAAGCAGATGATCAAAGAAAGCCCTTCGGGAGAAAGAGACAACTTTGTAACCAATTCAGACCACAAAGCCCACACACTTCTGTTTACTCTTCTCTCAAAGTCTGCGTCCTCGCTCCTCAAAGGTTTCTGATGGCCCCCCTGGGGCTCCGTAGTTTGGCCACCTGGACTTAGGGAAGAGAGATGCTGGTGATAGGCAGCTGGCAGACGTATTATGGCTTTCTTTGGTATAAGGCTTGGTGCCAGCCAAGGCTGAGGATGCCCCATCAGCGAAGAGAGGTAGGTGTCTATGCTCTTCCCACAGTGGTGCCTCCCCAAGGCAGATAAGGAATGCCAAGTATGTGCCCTGCtccctgcatgtctgtgtggtcTACTTCCAAACCAGCATGTCTCCTACTCTTTCTTGCCCCATGACCTGGAGAGAATTGGGGGTGGTTGGAGGACATTCGTGAGAACATTCCATGAGAACATTCCAGAGTTGCCTCCAACGCAAGGGAAAACCATTGAAGGTCTAGGGGGATGCAGCCTCACCAGCGGAAGACAGAGCTGACCTCTAGAGGGTTGTAGGCTGAGGACAAACGGGCAGGCTCAGGGTCCTGGGCAGGACTGTGCTTTTGGGAGCTGTGCTCAACAATGTTGTTCCTGCCCTATCTTCACCAGAGCTTCTGGGGTGCTAGGGTTAAAATCAGTCTCCCCAAACTTTTCAGAAAAACTGCAACTTGGAGACACTGAGAAAGCGATTGTGTTGTTGTGTGTCCTGTAGCCTGGGGAGGGTTAGCGCTTTTGGCAGTGCTCAAGACTAAGTGGAACAGGGGCAGCCAAGAGGCAAATGGCTGGTAGAGGGTCCCACATTCTGGTTGCCAGGGGCAGAAGGGTTCTGCATGTGGGTCTGACAGCAGAGTCAGGCAGAACTTGGTCTCCATTTGCAGAGTAAATGGAGGGTCTGCAGTTTGCTGTGAACCCTGGCTTTAGCTCTTTCCATCATTCATGTGAGGAGAGGTTCCTAGCTAGTCCACAGCTGCCTGGTCTGGGACTTGGGGGTCCCAGGAAAGGCACATCCAGCTGTGGGGCCTAGGCCCCAATGCTCTCAAAGTGCATTCAACCCCCAAACAGATCTAGGACAGACAGTGACCAACACAGGGTTAAAAAggtttctgtaaatattttattttccatattttagaGTCAGAAAGAAGCatgtagtaataaaaataatagagaatTATTTTCTTCACATCCGTTCTGCTGCAAACTGCCAGCCCCTCCAGCCCAGCCCCTTCCAGCCAGCTCCCACCAGGTCACGTGGCTCTCTCTGAGCAGCCTGTGACCTGACACCTGTCCCATTATGTAC comes from the Mus pahari chromosome 19, PAHARI_EIJ_v1.1, whole genome shotgun sequence genome and includes:
- the Tmem255b gene encoding transmembrane protein 255B encodes the protein MQPLPPPVPGPLALLDTTEGFARRKKISLWFVGSLLLVSTLILTIGLAATTRTENVTVGGYYPGIILGFGSFLGIIGIHLVENRRQMLVAAIVFLSFGVVAAFCCAIVDSVFAARHIEPRPLTAGRCQFYSSGVGYLYDVYQTEVTCYSLNGRCQLKVRSNTCYCCDLYACGSTEPSPAYYEFVGVRSCQDVVHLYRLLWVSAVLNVLGLCLGIITAAVLGAFKDMVPLSQLAYGPSPPPQILYNPAQQILAYTGLCPPSMGVPTCSSYPLPLQPSSAPPASASADLSLPEDTESPSQCQPSRGCPHAPSPCTPAYFLPGEKPPPYAP